Proteins encoded in a region of the Prunus persica cultivar Lovell chromosome G4, Prunus_persica_NCBIv2, whole genome shotgun sequence genome:
- the LOC18778897 gene encoding dof zinc finger protein DOF1.4, whose amino-acid sequence MGLSTKQVSSDGLDWSQASLLQGQTFQLPKSPSAMRRQQQQQPEPLKCPRCESTNTKFCYYNNYNKQQPRHFCRACKRHWTKGGTLRNVPVGGGRKNKRLKKSSNSTSASAAATTTTTNSAAIDQTDHQQQKPMSQVFYQALPQQNLDNTIIFSSSSSPGLSASTLPFLHQSGNLSFPFSSSISTTSSSFDTNLSSISTSLQSSNVYNYATVAAEDQFKAMEEPTITSIMPNISQPNWKVPTSSNAMDVYSNDWNWEDIETLVSTDLNLPWDGSDIKP is encoded by the coding sequence ATGGGTTTGAGTACCAAGCAAGTTTCTAGTGATGGGCTCGATTGGAGCCAGGCCAGCTTGTTGCAAGGTCAGACTTTTCAGCTCCCAAAATCACCTTCTGCCATGAGGAggcaacaacagcaacaaccTGAGCCTTTGAAGTGCCCAAGGTGTGAATCTACCAACACAAAGTTCTGCTACTACAACAACTACAACAAGCAACAGCCAAGGCACTTCTGCAGAGCTTGCAAGCGGCATTGGACCAAAGGCGGCACTCTCCGGAACGTCCCTGTTGGCGGTGGCCGCAAAAACAAACGCCTCAAGAAATCATCAAACAGTacttctgcctctgctgcaGCCACAACAACCACCACAAACAGTGCGGCAATTGATCAAACAGATCACCAACAGCAGAAACCCATGTCTCAAGTTTTCTATCAGGCGCTGCCTCAACAGAATTTGGATAATACTATCATCTTTTCGTCCTCATCATCACCGGGTTTAAGTGCCAGTACTCTGCCTTTCCTTCATCAGAGTGGAAACTTGAGCTTTCCCTTCTCAAGCTCAATTAGCACCACTTCAAGTTCCTTTGACACAAACTTGTCTTCCATCTCAACATCTTTGCAATCCTCAAATGTTTATAACTACGCCACCGTGGCAGCCGAAGATCAATTCAAAGCCATGGAGGAGCCAACCATTACAAGCATCATGCCCAACATTTCTCAGCCTAATTGGAAAGTGCCCACTTCAAGCAACGCCATGGATGTGTACTCAAACGACTGGAACTGGGAAGACATTGAAACCCTTGTTTCTACTGATCTCAATCTGCCTTGGGACGGCTCTGATATAAAACCATAA